One genomic window of Halovivax cerinus includes the following:
- a CDS encoding PrsW family intramembrane metalloprotease has translation MGDERQDPLQEADTGRDLYGIATWERRSRLDVVSSWLYWLIVRVGKGLVILLASVTAVAIGGIGALTDPVIGVLAAISILPAFVLAGYVWLSDVGGGEPASLLAATFLLGVVTAGFAAVLNGVLQPYFGSLGVVGVVLFFYIVVGPVEETVKLLAVRLWAYTDDRFSTVIDGAVYGAMAGLGFATIENAIYISQAVGEVGGVSLGLGLIGVGGDITATRALAGPGHVVYSSFAGYYLGLAKFNPGSRGPIVVKGLLIAAAIHATYNATVGLGSGLIQVATGLPELVSFVVFVLGYVGCFGYLLYRKLARYRVAYRRVSDGRSGPGTGRGPDTG, from the coding sequence ATGGGCGACGAGAGGCAGGACCCCCTACAGGAGGCCGACACCGGACGTGACCTCTACGGAATCGCGACGTGGGAGCGGCGTTCGCGACTCGACGTGGTCTCGTCGTGGCTCTACTGGCTGATCGTACGGGTCGGAAAAGGGCTGGTGATACTGCTGGCGTCGGTGACCGCCGTCGCGATCGGCGGAATCGGCGCCCTGACCGATCCAGTTATCGGCGTGCTCGCGGCCATTTCGATCCTGCCGGCCTTCGTCCTGGCCGGGTACGTCTGGCTGAGCGACGTCGGCGGCGGAGAGCCCGCATCGTTGTTGGCCGCCACTTTTCTCCTGGGAGTGGTCACGGCCGGGTTCGCGGCCGTCCTCAACGGCGTGCTACAGCCGTACTTCGGGTCGCTCGGCGTCGTCGGCGTCGTCCTGTTCTTTTACATCGTCGTGGGACCGGTGGAGGAGACGGTGAAACTCCTCGCGGTTCGGCTGTGGGCCTACACCGACGACAGATTCTCGACGGTGATCGATGGGGCGGTGTACGGCGCGATGGCCGGCCTCGGGTTCGCGACCATCGAGAACGCGATCTACATCAGTCAAGCGGTCGGCGAAGTCGGCGGCGTGAGCCTGGGTCTGGGACTGATCGGCGTCGGGGGCGACATCACCGCGACGCGCGCCCTGGCCGGTCCCGGACACGTCGTCTACTCCTCGTTTGCGGGGTACTACCTCGGGCTGGCGAAGTTCAATCCCGGGAGTCGCGGACCGATCGTCGTCAAAGGGCTCCTCATCGCCGCGGCCATCCACGCGACGTACAACGCCACGGTTGGTCTCGGCAGCGGCCTGATTCAGGTCGCCACGGGGCTGCCCGAACTCGTCTCGTTCGTCGTCTTCGTCCTCGGGTACGTCGGGTGCTTCGGGTACCTCCTCTACCGAAAACTGGCGCGCTATCGAGTGGCCTACCGACGAGTGAGCGACGGTCGAAGCGGCCCTGGGACAGGTCGCGGGCCCGACACAGGGTGA
- a CDS encoding DNA-directed RNA polymerase subunit H encodes MVDVSQHELVPEHSVLDDATVEDVLDEYDIDRTDLPKIKRSDPALPDDAEAGDVIKIVRDSRTTDTAIVYRMVVD; translated from the coding sequence ATGGTAGACGTAAGCCAACACGAACTCGTGCCGGAGCACTCGGTTCTCGACGACGCGACCGTCGAGGACGTGCTCGACGAGTACGACATCGACCGCACAGACTTACCGAAGATCAAGCGATCCGATCCGGCACTTCCCGACGATGCCGAGGCGGGTGACGTTATCAAGATCGTTCGTGACTCGCGTACGACCGACACGGCGATCGTGTACAGAATGGTGGTAGACTGA